The following are from one region of the Acomys russatus chromosome 32, mAcoRus1.1, whole genome shotgun sequence genome:
- the Gnai2 gene encoding guanine nucleotide-binding protein G(i) subunit alpha-2: MGCTVSAEDKAAAERSKMIDKNLREDGEKAAREVKLLLLGAGESGKSTIVKQMKIIHEDGYSEEECRQYRAVVYSNTIQSIMAIVKAMGNLQIDFADPQRADDARQLFALSCAAEEQGMLPEDLSGVIRRLWADHGVQACFGRSREYQLNDSAAYYLNDLERIAQSDYIPTQQDVLRTRVKTTGIVETHFTFKDLHFKMFDVGGQRSERKKWIHCFEGVTAIIFCVALSAYDLVLAEDEEMNRMHESMKLFDSICNNKWFTDTSIILFLNKKDLFEEKISQSPLTICFPEYTGANKYDEAASYIQSKFEDLNKRKDTKEIYTHFTCATDTKNVQFVFDAVTDVIIKNNLKDCGLF, encoded by the exons ATGGGCTGCACCGTGAGCGCCGAGGACAAGGCGGCAGCCGAGCGCTCTAAGATGATCGATAAGAACCTGCGGGAGGACGGCGAGAAGGCGGCGCGGGAGGTGAAGTTGCTTCTGCTAG GTGCCGGGGAATCTGGAAAGAGCACCATCGTCAAGCAGATGAA GATCATCCACGAAGATGGCTACTCAGAGGAAGAATGCCGGCAGTACCGGGCGGTCGTCTACAGCAACACCATCCAGTCTATCATGGCCATAGTCAAGGCCATGGGCAACCTGCAGATTGACTTTGCTGACCCCCAGCGTGCA GATGATGCCAGACAGCTGTTTGCACTGTCCTGTGCTGCTGAGGAACAAGGCATGCTTCCTGAAGACCTGTCCGGTGTCATCCGGAGGCTCTGGGCTGACCATGGTGTGCAAGCCTGCTTTGGCCGCTCACGGGAGTACCAGCTTAATGACTCAGCCGCTTA cTACCTGAACGACCTGGAGCGCATCGCACAAAGTGACTACATCCCTACGCAGCAGGATGTGCTGCGGACCCGTGTGAAAACCACAGGCATCGTGGAAACACACTTCACCTTCAAGGACTTACACTTCAA GATGTTCGATGTGGGCGGTCAGCGATCCGAGCGGAAGAAGTGGATCCACTGCTTTGAGGGTGTCACAGCCATCATCTTCTGTGTCGCCCTGAGTGCCTATGATTTGGTGCTGGCTGAGGATGAAGAGATG AATCGCATGCACGAGAGCATGAAGCTGTTTGACAGCATCTGCAACAACAAGTGGTTCACAGACACCTCCATCATTCTTTTCCTCAACAAGAAGGACCTGTTCGAAGAGAAGATCTCACAGAGCCCCCTGACCATCTGTTTCCCTGAGTACACAG GGGCCAACAAGTATGATGAGGCAGCCAGCTACATCCAGAGCAAGTTTGAGGACCTGAATAAACGCAAAGACACCAAGGAGATATATACGCACTTCACGTGCGCCACCGACACCAAGAACGTGCAGTTTGTGTTTGATGCCGTCACTGACGTCATCATCAAGAACAACCTGAAGGACTGTGGCCTCTTCTGA